In the genome of Myxococcus stipitatus, one region contains:
- a CDS encoding YtxH domain-containing protein, with protein MFAKKKAMWTAKGLAKSELYRKWMAHKLLNELPRVARERWDEFDPDDALRHVGLTTYKPGRSGAGGLGLFLLGAVAGGVVALLLTPKTGDDFRTTVKDKAMGYMNKQNIGLAQEKSASA; from the coding sequence ATGTTCGCGAAGAAAAAGGCGATGTGGACGGCGAAGGGTTTGGCCAAGAGCGAGCTGTACCGGAAGTGGATGGCCCACAAGCTCCTCAACGAGCTTCCGCGCGTGGCCCGGGAGCGGTGGGACGAATTCGACCCGGATGATGCGCTGCGCCACGTGGGGCTGACGACCTACAAGCCGGGCCGCAGCGGCGCGGGCGGGCTGGGCCTGTTCCTCCTGGGCGCGGTGGCGGGCGGCGTCGTCGCGCTGCTGCTCACGCCGAAGACGGGCGATGACTTCCGCACCACCGTCAAGGACAAGGCCATGGGCTACATGAACAAGCAGAACATCGGCCTGGCACAGGAGAAGAGCGCCAGCGCCTGA
- the rnc gene encoding ribonuclease III, with product MEKLSVAERVEALEKRLGLVFSRREIALEALTHKTYVNESRDKDLKDNQRLEFLGDSVVNLAVSHRLMDRFPGVSEGDLTKMRARVVNEDGLARVARSIPLGDLLLLGRGELQSGGREKNSVLADALEAVFAAVYLCAGLETAGALVDRYFAALLDEVSSGQGRLDYKTLLQEMAHEKLKLSPRYRVVSETGPEHSKVFEVELTLGDAPLARASGRSKKEAEQSAAQATLERLKREAAATPEAGPATPAASTPEVPPGDTSA from the coding sequence GTGGAGAAGCTGAGTGTGGCGGAGCGGGTGGAGGCCCTGGAGAAGCGTCTGGGGCTGGTGTTCTCGCGCAGGGAAATCGCGCTGGAGGCCCTCACCCACAAGACCTACGTCAATGAGTCGCGGGACAAGGACCTCAAGGACAACCAGCGCCTGGAGTTCCTGGGCGACTCGGTGGTGAACCTCGCGGTGAGCCACCGGCTGATGGACCGCTTCCCGGGCGTCTCGGAGGGCGACCTCACCAAGATGCGCGCCCGGGTGGTCAACGAGGACGGGCTGGCGCGGGTGGCACGGAGCATCCCCCTGGGGGACCTGCTGCTGCTGGGCCGGGGAGAGCTGCAGTCGGGCGGGCGCGAGAAGAACTCCGTGCTGGCGGACGCGCTCGAGGCTGTCTTCGCCGCCGTCTACCTGTGCGCGGGCCTGGAGACCGCGGGCGCGCTCGTGGACCGCTACTTCGCGGCGCTCCTGGACGAGGTGTCCAGTGGCCAGGGCCGCCTGGACTACAAGACGCTCCTCCAGGAGATGGCCCACGAGAAGCTGAAGCTGTCGCCCCGCTACCGGGTGGTGTCCGAGACGGGGCCGGAGCACTCCAAGGTCTTCGAGGTGGAGCTCACCCTGGGGGATGCCCCCCTGGCCCGCGCCTCCGGGCGCAGCAAGAAGGAAGCGGAGCAGAGTGCCGCGCAGGCGACGTTGGAGCGGCTCAAGCGCGAGGCCGCCGCGACACCCGAGGCAGGGCCGGCGACCCCGGCGGCGTCCACCCCGGAAGTGCCACCGGGTGACACCTCGGCGTGA
- a CDS encoding enoyl-CoA hydratase-related protein, which yields MPEFKVDARGAIEIWTIDGEGRRNAISRAMLQELGALVERVSSGHQVRAVVITGAGDKAFCAGADLKERAGMSETEVRAFLDGLRRTFRAIEKSDCVFIAAVNGAAFGGGTELALACDLRVAAPAAELGLTEVKLGIIPGGGGTQRLTRLVGPGRAKDLILTARRLNAAEAFAMGLVNRLAPEGHLLEVAHTLAESVVENAPIAVATAKHAIDEGTGLELDDALALELRKYEEVLKTEDRLEGLRAFAEKRAPVYKGR from the coding sequence ATGCCGGAATTCAAGGTCGACGCACGCGGAGCCATCGAGATCTGGACCATTGACGGCGAGGGCCGCCGCAATGCCATCAGCCGCGCGATGCTCCAGGAGCTGGGAGCACTCGTCGAGCGCGTGTCCTCGGGGCATCAGGTGCGCGCGGTGGTCATCACGGGTGCGGGCGACAAGGCCTTCTGCGCGGGCGCGGACCTCAAGGAGCGCGCCGGCATGTCGGAGACGGAGGTCCGGGCGTTCCTGGACGGGCTGCGCCGGACGTTCCGCGCCATCGAGAAGAGCGACTGTGTCTTCATCGCCGCCGTCAACGGCGCGGCCTTCGGTGGCGGCACGGAGCTGGCGCTCGCGTGTGACTTGCGCGTGGCGGCGCCCGCGGCCGAGCTGGGCCTGACGGAGGTGAAGCTCGGCATCATCCCCGGGGGCGGCGGCACGCAGCGCCTGACGCGGCTGGTGGGGCCGGGCCGCGCCAAGGACCTCATCCTCACGGCGCGCCGCCTCAACGCGGCCGAGGCCTTCGCCATGGGCCTGGTCAACCGGCTCGCGCCCGAGGGGCACCTGCTGGAGGTGGCGCACACCCTGGCCGAGTCCGTGGTGGAGAACGCGCCCATCGCGGTGGCCACGGCCAAGCACGCCATCGACGAGGGCACGGGCCTGGAGCTGGATGACGCGCTCGCGCTGGAGCTGCGCAAGTACGAGGAGGTCCTCAAGACGGAGGACCGGCTCGAGGGCCTGCGCGCGTTCGCGGAGAAGCGCGCCCCCGTCTACAAGGGACGCTGA
- a CDS encoding peptidylprolyl isomerase translates to MRPSAPLRLTFALVACLLAGSAVAKQPVMARGGKWSRRVESGKDIYAVLKTSQGDIIVRLFSKDAPKTVANFVGLASGEKEWTDPKSGAKSRKPLYDGTVFHRVIPGFMIQGGDPTGTGSGDPGYRFEDEFQSGRTFDKPGLLAMANRGPGTNGSQFFITTGTPDHLTNRHTIFGEVVMGYEVVEKIGGVARDNRDRPQTPVVLTRVMLREQAPAGVVIPQGPAADAPVKPVMVPKEKGEAEGQRRMTR, encoded by the coding sequence ATGCGCCCCTCCGCCCCCCTCCGACTGACGTTCGCGCTGGTGGCCTGCCTGCTGGCGGGCTCGGCTGTCGCGAAGCAGCCCGTGATGGCTCGGGGTGGCAAGTGGAGCCGGCGGGTGGAGTCCGGCAAGGACATCTACGCCGTCCTCAAGACGAGCCAGGGGGACATCATCGTCCGGCTCTTCTCGAAGGATGCCCCCAAGACGGTGGCGAACTTCGTGGGGCTGGCGTCGGGCGAGAAGGAGTGGACGGACCCGAAGTCGGGGGCCAAGTCTCGCAAGCCGCTCTACGACGGCACGGTGTTCCACCGGGTCATCCCTGGCTTCATGATTCAGGGGGGAGACCCGACGGGCACGGGCAGTGGTGACCCGGGCTACCGCTTCGAGGATGAGTTCCAGAGCGGGAGGACCTTCGACAAGCCGGGCCTGCTGGCCATGGCGAACCGGGGGCCGGGGACCAACGGCAGCCAGTTCTTCATCACCACGGGCACGCCGGACCACCTGACGAACCGGCACACCATCTTCGGCGAGGTCGTGATGGGCTACGAGGTGGTGGAGAAGATTGGCGGCGTTGCCCGGGACAACCGGGACCGGCCGCAGACCCCCGTCGTGCTGACGCGGGTCATGCTGAGAGAACAGGCCCCTGCGGGAGTGGTGATTCCCCAGGGACCGGCGGCGGATGCGCCTGTGAAGCCGGTGATGGTGCCGAAAGAGAAGGGCGAAGCAGAAGGACAAAGACGGATGACCAGGTGA
- a CDS encoding acyl-CoA dehydrogenase family protein, which yields MDFELPESHRALQSSLRDFCERQVKPYAGQWDKEEKFPMEVVRELGQLGVMGILVGEKYGGAAMDSLAVAVAVEEIARYDGSLALTVASHNGLGTSHLRVFGNAAQHEKYLPKLATGEYLGAWGLTEPGSGSDASGMKTTAVRQGNDWVLNGTKMFITQGTVGDVFVVLAMTAPEKRQKGITAFLLEKGLPGFSQRAIHGKLGMRSSDTAELILENVVVPDSSRVGEVNHGFIDTMKILDRGRITIGALAVGLARGALEESVRYSKERTAFGQPIGEFQALRWMMADMKTETDAARLLVHRAARLADAGQPYSREAAMAKLFASEVAMRASAKAVQIHGGYGYTREFPVERYLRDAKLCEIGEGTSEIQRTIIARETFKGA from the coding sequence ATGGACTTCGAACTTCCCGAGAGTCATCGCGCCCTCCAGTCCTCCCTCCGAGACTTCTGCGAACGCCAGGTGAAGCCGTACGCTGGCCAGTGGGACAAGGAGGAGAAGTTCCCCATGGAAGTCGTGCGCGAGCTGGGACAGCTCGGCGTCATGGGCATCCTCGTCGGGGAGAAGTACGGCGGGGCGGCCATGGACTCGCTCGCCGTGGCGGTGGCCGTGGAGGAGATTGCCCGGTACGACGGCTCGCTGGCGCTGACGGTGGCCAGCCACAACGGCCTGGGCACCAGCCACCTGCGCGTCTTCGGCAACGCCGCGCAGCACGAGAAGTACCTGCCCAAGCTGGCCACGGGTGAGTACCTGGGCGCGTGGGGCCTGACGGAGCCGGGGTCCGGCTCGGACGCGTCGGGGATGAAGACGACGGCGGTGCGCCAGGGCAACGACTGGGTGCTCAACGGCACCAAGATGTTCATCACCCAGGGCACCGTGGGCGACGTCTTCGTGGTGCTCGCGATGACGGCCCCCGAGAAGCGGCAGAAGGGCATCACCGCCTTCCTGCTGGAGAAGGGGCTGCCCGGGTTCAGCCAGCGCGCCATCCACGGCAAGCTGGGCATGCGCTCGTCGGACACGGCGGAACTCATCCTGGAGAACGTGGTCGTCCCCGACTCGAGCCGCGTGGGCGAGGTGAACCACGGCTTCATCGACACGATGAAGATCCTCGACCGCGGCCGCATCACCATCGGCGCGCTGGCGGTGGGCCTGGCCCGGGGCGCGCTGGAGGAGTCGGTGCGGTACTCGAAGGAGCGCACCGCGTTCGGCCAGCCCATCGGCGAGTTCCAGGCGCTGCGCTGGATGATGGCGGACATGAAGACGGAGACGGACGCGGCGCGGCTGCTCGTCCACCGCGCGGCGCGACTGGCCGACGCGGGACAGCCGTACTCCCGGGAGGCCGCGATGGCGAAGCTGTTCGCCTCCGAGGTGGCCATGCGCGCCAGCGCCAAGGCCGTGCAGATCCACGGTGGCTATGGCTACACCCGTGAATTCCCCGTCGAGCGCTACCTGCGCGACGCCAAATTGTGTGAAATTGGCGAGGGAACGAGCGAAATCCAACGCACCATCATCGCGAGAGAGACCTTCAAAGGGGCTTGA
- a CDS encoding acyl-CoA carboxylase subunit beta has product MSQDSKLLEKIAQVEKGGAQKYHAKNQEAGKLFARERIRLLVDEGSFVEDAKLANNLDPELPSDGVVIGLGKVAGRTVAIMANDSTVKAGSWGARTVEKILRIQETARSLRCPLLYLVDSAGARITDQVEMFPGRRGAGRIFYNEVHMSGDVPQVCLLFGPSAAGGAYIPAFCDLVIMVDGNASMYLGSPRMAEMVIGEKVTLEEMGGAKMHCSISGCGDVLVKTEQEAIAAAKKYLAFFPENCSQLPPRDEPKAPKASGKKVEEIVPVDQNKPFDMHALISELIDEGSWFEVKKLFAQELITGLARIDGRPVGIVANQPKYKGGVLFVDSADKAARFIWLCDAFNIPLLYLADVPGFMIGTKVERAGIIRSGAKMISAVSEASVPRICVVVRKAYGAGLYAMSGPGFAPEATLALPGAMIAVMGPEAAVNAVYYNKIQELPEADRPAYVQKLRDEYKADVDIYKLASELVIDDIVPGDRLRHELTQRYGLYAERQKPRAEKKHGVYPV; this is encoded by the coding sequence ATGTCCCAAGACTCGAAGCTGCTGGAGAAGATCGCCCAGGTGGAGAAGGGTGGCGCGCAGAAGTACCACGCGAAGAACCAGGAGGCCGGCAAGCTGTTCGCGCGCGAGCGCATCCGCTTGCTCGTCGACGAGGGTTCGTTCGTCGAGGACGCGAAGCTCGCCAACAACCTGGACCCGGAGCTGCCCTCGGATGGCGTCGTCATCGGCCTGGGCAAGGTTGCGGGCCGCACCGTGGCCATCATGGCCAACGACTCCACGGTGAAGGCCGGCAGCTGGGGGGCCCGCACGGTGGAGAAGATCCTCCGCATCCAGGAGACCGCCCGCTCGCTGCGCTGCCCGTTGCTCTACCTGGTGGACTCCGCGGGTGCCCGCATCACGGACCAGGTGGAGATGTTCCCCGGCCGCCGCGGCGCCGGCCGCATCTTCTACAACGAGGTGCACATGTCCGGGGACGTGCCCCAGGTGTGCCTGCTCTTCGGGCCCTCGGCGGCGGGTGGCGCGTACATCCCGGCCTTCTGTGACCTGGTCATCATGGTGGATGGCAATGCCTCCATGTACCTGGGCAGCCCGCGCATGGCGGAGATGGTCATCGGCGAGAAGGTGACGCTCGAGGAGATGGGCGGCGCGAAGATGCACTGCTCCATCTCCGGCTGTGGCGACGTGCTGGTGAAGACGGAGCAGGAGGCTATCGCCGCGGCGAAGAAGTACCTGGCCTTCTTCCCGGAGAACTGCAGCCAGCTGCCTCCCCGCGACGAGCCCAAGGCGCCCAAGGCCAGCGGGAAGAAGGTGGAGGAGATCGTCCCGGTCGACCAGAACAAGCCCTTCGACATGCACGCGCTCATCAGCGAGCTCATCGACGAGGGGAGCTGGTTCGAGGTGAAGAAGCTCTTCGCGCAGGAGCTCATCACGGGCCTGGCCCGCATCGACGGCCGCCCGGTGGGCATCGTCGCCAACCAGCCCAAGTACAAGGGCGGCGTGCTCTTCGTGGACAGCGCCGACAAGGCCGCGCGCTTCATCTGGCTGTGCGACGCCTTCAACATCCCGCTGCTCTACCTGGCCGACGTGCCGGGCTTCATGATCGGCACCAAGGTGGAGCGCGCGGGCATCATCCGCTCCGGCGCGAAGATGATCTCCGCCGTGTCCGAGGCCAGCGTGCCGCGCATCTGCGTCGTCGTGCGCAAGGCCTACGGCGCGGGCCTCTACGCCATGAGCGGCCCGGGCTTCGCTCCGGAGGCCACCCTGGCGCTGCCCGGCGCGATGATCGCCGTCATGGGCCCGGAGGCGGCCGTCAACGCCGTCTACTACAACAAGATTCAAGAGCTGCCCGAGGCCGACCGCCCCGCCTACGTCCAGAAGCTGCGGGACGAGTACAAGGCGGACGTGGACATCTACAAGCTGGCCAGTGAGCTGGTCATCGATGACATCGTCCCGGGAGACCGGCTGCGGCACGAGCTGACCCAGCGCTATGGCCTGTACGCCGAGCGCCAGAAGCCCCGCGCCGAAAAGAAGCACGGCGTCTACCCCGTTTGA